In Stanieria sp. NIES-3757, the DNA window GCAAGGGCTGGAGGTAATGAAATGAATTACCGCTTTTTTACTAATAAATCCCAAAATACACCTCAGAATCAACCAATTCCAGGACGAGAAGCCGAAATGATTCAAGGTCGTTCTGGCGGTTATATGTTTGATGCAGGTATTTGGCAGATGCTACGCCGTTGTCTGTTGATTGGTACGGCACAAAGTACTTATTATGCAGATAAAAAAGAATTAACTCAAGACTTTATTGGAGTTATCAAGCAAGCAGTAGTAGAAGATGCGAGTAGAGTTGCTGAAGAAATTCTCTATGCTTCTGATGGACGTTCAATTAATAATAGCGCGCCTATCTTAGCGTTAGTATTGCTGTCGATGGGAGAAACACCCGCAGCCAAAAAAGCTTTCTTAGAAATCTTCCCTCAAGTAGTGCGTACTGGCAGCCACTTCTATGAATGGTTGAACTATACCAAGTCAATGCGCGGTTTTGGTAAGGTAATTCGGGAAGCAGGTACAGCTTGGTTATCCAAAGAAGATGTCAAGGCGTTAGCTTATCAATTACTAAAATATCAACAACGTTATGGCTTCCAACACCGAGATGCCTTGAGACTATTTCATGTTAAACCACCGACAACAGAACACGATCGCTTGTTTAAATGGGCAGTTAGTGGTTGGGAGGGATTACCAGAATATACTCCTGATGATGCCTTAACTCAAATCTGGTGGTATGAATGGTTGAAACGGAATCCCGAACAAACCCATGAGGCTATTTCTCAAGGTAGACTGACTCATGAAATGTGTGCGCCTGTGGGCAAGATGGATAAGGCTGCATGGCAGTTGTTATTTAACGAAATGCCTATCGGTGCAATGCTACGAAATTTGGGTTCTTTAACTCAGTTAGATGTATTGCGTGCCGATAGTCGCGAGAATTTAGACCGTCTTGAAACAGTTTTAAATAATAAAAACCATCTGCGTCGCGGACGCATCCACCCGATTGATGTCCTTAAAGCCTTAAAAACTTACAAATCGGGCGGAAAAGTAGGACGTAGCCAAAAAACTTGGACTCCTGTACCTCGGATTGTAGATATCTTAGAAAAAGCTTTGGAATTAGCTTTTGATGTAGTCGAACCTACCAATAAAGTTTTTCTCCATGCTGTTGATATTTCTGGTTCGATGTCTTGCGGTGTAGTTGGTTCAGTTGGTTTAACCTGCTGCGAAATTGCTGCTACTATGGCATTAGTTACAGCAAAAGCTGAAAAAAACTATGAAATACGTGGTTTTTCTACTAAATTCATCGATCTAGGGATTTCACGACGAGATTCTTTTAGTTCTGCTCTTAAAAAAGCGAATAACAATAATTTTGGTGCAACTGATGCTTCGGTTGCCTATGATTGGGCGATTAAAAATAGATTCAAAGCAGATGTGATTTGTTTTTGGACAGATAATGAAAGTTGGGCAGGAAGAAAACATCCTTCTGTAGCTTTGAAGGAGTATCGTGAAAAAGTAAATCCAAATGTCAAGGCAGTTTACGTCACACTGACTCCTTATCGAATTAGTTTAGTAGATCCTAAAGACAAAAATTCTTGGGATTTAGCTGGTTTCGATCCTGGTGTTCCTCGTTTAATTCAAATGTTAGCAAAGGGTGAGTTATAAGATTATCTTTCACGTATATAAATGGGAAAATTAATTATAATTAGTCATCAAAATGAATTGGTAGTTATTTGACTGCATTTGAGTTTTCCCTAATTCCCTATCTTCCCAATCTCCTACTAAACATCTAGGGGCGTTTCTTATAGCGTCCCTTTTGAATTTTTTTAACCTAAATCTACCCAAAAGAAGATATCCTAAACTTTGGGAAATATGAACCAAAAGGTTGATCAAGCGGTGCTAGACCTCAAACAAATCAGAGAAAATCCAGACCAAATCCAAGAATTACTCAATCGTCGTAGTGCAGGAGAATACGATCTCCAACCTATTTTACAGTTAGACCAGCAACAAAGAGAGTTAGAAACTAATCGCAGTCAACTCAGTGCTAGAAGTAACGAAATTGGTAAGTTGATTGGACAAAAGATTCGAGGTGGTAGCGACCCCAATGGCGCAGAAATTAATAGCTTAAAAGAAGAAGGAAACGAGCTTAAAATTAAACTAGCTGACTTAGAACCTCAAGAAAAAGATTTAAAAGCGCAAATAGAAACTCTTTTATTTCAATTACCCAATTTACCGAGTGAATCTACCCCTATCGGTAAAAATGAGACGGAAAATGTCGAAATTCGACGCTGGGGCGATGAATATATCCCTAATAATCCCGATATCTTGCCTCATTGGGAAATTGGCGAAAAATTAGGTATTTTAGAATTTACTCGTTCGGTTAAAGTCGCTCAAAGTCGCTTTGTCAATTTAATCGGTGCTGGTGCAGCTTTAGAAAGAGCTTTAATTAACTTTATGTTAGACCGCCAAATTGAAGCTGGTTACACTGAAGTAATGCCCCCTATTTTAGTTAATAGTGATTCTTTAACTGGTACGGGACAACTACCCAAATTTGCAGAAGAAAGTTTTAAGTGTCAAGAGGATGACCTTTGGTTGATTCCTACTGCCGAAGTACCTGTAACTAATCTTTATCGTGGCGAAATTATTGAAGCCTCCCAATTACCAATTTATCACTGTGCTTATACTCCTTGTTTTCGTAGAGAAGCTGGCAGTTATGGCAAAGATACCAGAGGTTTAATTAGATTACATCAGTTCAATAAGGTAGAGTTAGTTAAAATTGTTCATCCTGAGACTTCAGAAGCAGAACATCAAGCTTTAGTTAACAATGCCGAAGCAATTTTACAAGCTTTAAAATTACCCTATCGCGTGATTGAATTGTGTACGGGAGATTTGGGTTTTGGTGCAGCCAAATGTTATGACATCGAGGTATGGTTACCTTCTGCCCAAATGTATCGGGAAATTTCTAGTTGTTCCAATTTTAAGGATTTTCAAGCTAGAAGAGCTAATATTCGCTTTAAAGAAGCTGGTAAGAAAGGAACACAATTTGTTCATACTCTGAATGGTTCGGGGTTAGCTGTAGGGAGAACAATGGCTGCTGTTTTAGAAAATTATCAGCAAGCAGATGGAACAATATCAGTTCCTGAAGTTTTGCAACCTTATCTAAGGCGAGAAGTGCTTTAAATAATTAGGAAACAGGACGTACAAGGTTTCGAGTTTACCTCGAAACACAGCCTCTCCCATTCATAAATTGTTTCTACCACAGTATTAATAAATTTATTACTATTTATCTTAAAGCGATCGCTGCTTTAAATTGAAGTTAGATTTAATGATAAGTAGCTCCACTTAATTAAACATTAAACGTTCAACAGTATAATTTCCCTGTTGACTTTGATTTTTGATGCCATCAATAATAGCGAGAGCCAAATCATACTCATCCTCAAAAACAAAACCACCCAATTCTTGACGCTTGAGGTGTAGCCATCTATCTTCAATACGATTCATTTCAGGAGAATAAGGAGGAAGAAAAAATACGCTCAATCCTTGTTTTGACCAAATTTGATGACGTTTTTGAACTAACTTGGCACGATGGATAGAAGCATTATCATGAATAATTATGGTCAGCTTTCCTGTCTCAAAGAGTCTTTTCATAGCTCGTTCTGCTTGCCAATCCATAAAACGAAGATAACTCTTTGTTTTGTAAGTTCCTACTTTTAGGGTATACTCAAACCTTTTTTCTTCTTCCCAAACTCCCATGATATTGACTCGTCTTCCTTTTCTGGTTTTTTGAGAAATCGATTTTTGTTGCCCTATTTGACCATAGCCGTAGCTAAGAGGACTTTCAGGACAACACCCCGATTCATCTAGATACAGTAAGGTAATCAAACCCAGTTCTGACCATAATTTTAGTAGTTGTAAATCCTTCTTCTTCGCTTCTTTCCATTCTTGATTTTTAGCTGCTGGCGGTTTTCGTCTCAGTCTTTTCCAACGCCACTTTTTTTTTTAGTATCCGACGAACTTGTTCTGCTCCCAGAAACACTTGTCTTTCTCTGGCTAATCTTTGGCTCAATTGTCGAGAGCTTATGCTACGGGGTTCATTCAACCATTGTTCCATTGCTTCCCAATCTTCAGTCGTCCATGATGGCTTTCTTCCTCTACCTCCAGCTTCCCATAGCCCTACTAATCCAGACCTATTCCAGCGATGAATCGTTTGTCTGACCGTTGATTCTGCCCATTCTAAATAATTAGCGATCTCTTTAACTTTCCATCCTGCTGCATTCAGACGAAGTGCCGTTGCTCTTTGCGCCCGTTCTTCGAGTCACAGAGTTTGATAACTCCAGTTGTTGTAAGGTTGTGTTTTCTTCAGTGGTTAAAGTAATTTTTAATGCTGCTGGCATTTCTGAATCATCAAGCTAGATTTCTTCCGTTTTTATTTTACGTTTTTTTTAGGTGGAGCTACTTATGCAAACGCAACCTAACAACCTGGTTGAAGCAGACTTCCGCGAGATATTGATGTGAATGCAGAGGTTATTTGCAGCAGATCAACCAGAACGTTGGATTTTCGTTTCACTATTTGACAATTTTAACTATCTGGTAACAATCGATGTTCGCTTAAGTCTCAAGAGCGATCGCTTGTTGGAGTAATTTGAGTTTTTATGGCGATCGCTTTTAAATACTGTTCTAAAGTATGATCGCGCCTTGGTAGAATGAGCAAATTATTCTTACTTTAAATGCTCCTGTCTATTTTTAATTGGATGCTCACCTTAACCAAAACTTATGGCAAAATAAGATACCTCACCCAAACTGCGATCGCTATTTTTTTATTTCTCTAGCAAGACTATTTTCAACTTGCCTTAATAGTGTCGTTGTCTAAACTCTCTACTCCGTCTTTAATCCACTGACGCAAAAGTTTGAGTCTTTTTTGCTTTGGTAAAGACATTACCGTATTGTAAATGTCCTGTTCTACTCTAAGCTGAAGGGGTTTTTTACTTAGTGCTTTCTCTCCTTCAGGCTCAAATGGAGTTAAATTTTCTATGTTGTATTTTTTGCTCACAATTTTTAACCTGTTTGAACACTAAATATTGTTGTCCAGAGCTACTTTTAAAAGTATTAAGTTACATTAGATAAAAATACTTCTCACTTGTATACGAGTGAGAATTGCTGTATTGTTTATTTGAAGACGGTTGCCAGTCGGACAAACTTCAACCGTCGAGTCTCATTCACATTCACAAAAATATGACGAGCTTACCCATAAATATAAAACAAGATAAATCCACTTGCCAAGAACTAAAGATAAATTCAACCTCAAACAGACAACCACAGAGCCAAACAATCCTCCAACCCTTTCAACGAGTCTACCTCTACGGAGACATCCAATTTAGTGGAACACTACTCCATCCCATTGAGCGCACCTATCCACCCAGATGGTCGGTAGAATTAGATCGAGGTGGCTACGATTGCCCTATCATCAACGATATTACTCCCCTGATACAGTACCAAATTGAATCAGATACAGAAGAAATACCTTTTTGCGATTCACCCGAACCAACTAGAACCGAACTAGAAAAAGAAATCATCGCCCTGAAAAAAGAAAACGCTCGACTCAAACAAGAAAACGAACAACTCATAGAAGAATTAAACGAAGCCAAAAACATCATCCGTCGCGCCAAAGATATATCTCCTATCATGCGTCAATCATTCAAAAGAGTTATCAGACTCGCCCATCAAGCTTGCATGGATGTACAACGTACTGTCGGAGGCTGGCTCTTAAAGATGGGTGACAAAGTACGTAAATTTCGTCGTTTAGTCGATATTTGGGATGTTTTATCGCAAGACAATTGGTATCTAGATGAGATATTTGCACCAGATAAACTATTACCTCTAGATCGAATTCAACCACCTCGCCCTAGAAAAAAAACAATTCCATCTGAAAAACTAACCCTGCCGATTCTGCGTCCTGAAGAAGTAATCAGGAGGCGTGAAATGGGTTTGCCGAAACTGACAGTTCGAGATAAATTTTGTTCGGTAATAGATTAAGGAAGGCGAACATTTATATATACAGAGAAATTGGAATTTGGTTAAAGTAAAACCAATATATTATCTAGTTCATGTATTTTATTGATGACTTCAACTAGCTTTAATCCTTTTCTCAGTCTTGAATATCAACCAGCCTTGGAAAGTCTGGGCGATGATTATTATGATGAAGTTGCAGCAGCCGAATTTCCTCAACAGATTCTCCGTTTTCGCAATGACTCTTTATTACCAATACTCGGATTAGATTCTAAATCGGTTAAAGATGAGCATTTTATTGAGGCTTTTGGTAAATTCCAAGGAATACAACCTTTTTTAGCCTTACGTTATCATGGCTATCAATTTGGCGAATACAATCCTTTTTTAGGGGATGGGAGAGGATTTCTTTACGGACAAGTAAGAGGTACGGATGGAGAACTGTATGATTTTGGTACCAAAGGATCGGGCAGAACTCCCTATTCTCGTACTGCTGATGGCAGATTAACTCTTAAAGGTGGTGTTAGAGAGGTATTAGCAGCAGAAGCTTTGCATCAATTGGGAATTAAAACTTCTCGTTGTCTGAGTATGATTGAAACTGGGGAAGCACTTTGGCGGGGTGATGAACCTTCTCCTACTCGTTCTTCAGTAATGGTGCGTTTTAGTCGTTCCCATATTCGGTTTGGTACGTTTGAAAGGCTGCATTATCTTCAACGTCCTGATTTAATTCAGAAGTTATTGGATCATGTTATTGAAATTTATTATCCAAATATTCCGAATACAGAAGATAAATACGCCAAGTTTTATGCCGAATTAGTCGAAAGAGTTGCCCAATTAGCAGCCCAATGGATGGCAGCAGGTTTCTGTCATGGGGTACTAAATACGGATAATATGTCGATTACTGGGGAAAGTTTTGATTATGGGCCTTATGCTTTTATTCTTACTTATAATCCTCATTTTACAGCAGCTTATTTTGACTACGGTGGACGCTATAGTTATGGCAATCAGCCTTTTATTTGTAAGTTAAATTTGGAACTGTTGCAATTACCTTTAGGGATGCTCATTGCTAAATCAGATTTAGAGGCTGGTTTGGCTCAATTTGAAGATTGTTATTCTTCTACCTATAATCAGTTCATGCTTAATAAGTTAGGTTTCCAAAACTTATCTGAGTTGGCAGCAGCAGAATTATTAGAAGCAACAATTAAATTATTAAGAAATACCGACATTGGTTATCATGCTTTTTTTGCTGAGTTAGCAGCAGGATTTAATTATGGTTGGCGTGAAGATAGTTCTTTAATTTTAGAAAATAATTTTTTTACTCGTGTTTCTCAAGAAGTTAGCGACTATTGGCGTAAATTGTACCATCGCTGCTTAAATCAATTACCACAGGATGAAATGGATTTAATTAGCGATCGCTTGAGTTTTTATAATCCTAAAACTGCTTTACTTCGTCCTATTATAGAATCAATTTGGCAACCAATTGTCGATGAAGATAATTGGCAACCTTTTTATGATTTAATTGCAACAATTCAAGCTAAGGAATGAAGTTGAAACAACTCAAGACTAATTGGGATAATTTACTTCAAAGTCTAAAGGTAGATTTACTTTTAGGTGAATTAATCTTTAATGATTTAGCTACTGCCTATTCTAATTCGACAAGATATTATCATAATCTTCAACATATCGAACAATTATTAACTGTAGCTAATTTAATGAAAGATGAAGCCAAAAATTTTTCAGTCATTGAATTAGCTATTTGGTTTCATGATGTAATTTATGATTCACAAGCTCAAGATAATGAAGTAAAAAGTGCAGCTTATGCCGAACAAGTTTTAACTAGTTTAGAAATAGATAATTGTATGATTCAATCAGTTAAACAATTAATTTTAAAAACTCAATTCCATCAAACAAACTTAGAAGATTATGATAGTCAAATTTTTTTAGATGTAGATTTATCAATTCTGGGTGCAAGTCAAACTGAATATCAAATTTATAGTCAAGCAATTCGTCAAGAATATTCTTGGCTTTCTCAAGCAAGTTATTATGTTGGGAGAATAAAAGTTTTAGAAAGTTTTTTGGCTAGAAGCAGAATTTATTATACAGAATATTTATTTAATCGATTAGAAAGTCAAGCCCGCTTTAATTTACAACAAGAATTACAGCAATTAAAGTTTGTTTTTAGAAAAAATATTTTTAATACTTACAAAATTATGTGAGGATAATGATGTTTTTATTGTCTCAGAAAATCTTAAAATTATTAGTAGCTTTTGGTGTTATTTTACTCTTAACTAATAATATTAAAATTGTCGAAGCAAACGCAGAAACGATGTTACTTAACCAAACAGAAATTAACCAGAAAATCCAACAATTATCAGGTTGGACTACTGACGGCAAAAAAATTACTCGTACTTTTCAATTCAAAGATTTTGTTGACGCGATCGCATTTGTCAATAGATTAGTAGAACCTGCTGAAGCAGCAGGGCATCATCCCGACCTTATTATTTCTTATAACAAAGTTACGGTTAATCTGACTACCCACGACGCAGGAGGTATTACCCAGAAAGATCTTGATTTAGCCGAAAAAATTACTCAATTAGCTCAATAAGAGAACGTTTCTCAACTTTAATAAAATCTAGTCAAAACCCTGGTTTTTGTTGATAGTTAATTATTTATCCCTCATAATTAGTAATTAGTAATTACTAACTGATAACTGTTTTATGCTCTTCGGCGTACTTTTCTTGGAGTAATTTGGGTAGGATCGACATTTGCGATCGCTCTTTTTAAAGGCATAGTTCGCAAACAACCATTCTGAGTATTGATTTGGTAAACTTTTCCACTATCAATATCTAAAGCAGTTAACCATCCG includes these proteins:
- a CDS encoding seryl-tRNA synthetase, translating into MNQKVDQAVLDLKQIRENPDQIQELLNRRSAGEYDLQPILQLDQQQRELETNRSQLSARSNEIGKLIGQKIRGGSDPNGAEINSLKEEGNELKIKLADLEPQEKDLKAQIETLLFQLPNLPSESTPIGKNETENVEIRRWGDEYIPNNPDILPHWEIGEKLGILEFTRSVKVAQSRFVNLIGAGAALERALINFMLDRQIEAGYTEVMPPILVNSDSLTGTGQLPKFAEESFKCQEDDLWLIPTAEVPVTNLYRGEIIEASQLPIYHCAYTPCFRREAGSYGKDTRGLIRLHQFNKVELVKIVHPETSEAEHQALVNNAEAILQALKLPYRVIELCTGDLGFGAAKCYDIEVWLPSAQMYREISSCSNFKDFQARRANIRFKEAGKKGTQFVHTLNGSGLAVGRTMAAVLENYQQADGTISVPEVLQPYLRREVL
- a CDS encoding hypothetical protein (protein of unknown function UPF0061), encoding MTSTSFNPFLSLEYQPALESLGDDYYDEVAAAEFPQQILRFRNDSLLPILGLDSKSVKDEHFIEAFGKFQGIQPFLALRYHGYQFGEYNPFLGDGRGFLYGQVRGTDGELYDFGTKGSGRTPYSRTADGRLTLKGGVREVLAAEALHQLGIKTSRCLSMIETGEALWRGDEPSPTRSSVMVRFSRSHIRFGTFERLHYLQRPDLIQKLLDHVIEIYYPNIPNTEDKYAKFYAELVERVAQLAAQWMAAGFCHGVLNTDNMSITGESFDYGPYAFILTYNPHFTAAYFDYGGRYSYGNQPFICKLNLELLQLPLGMLIAKSDLEAGLAQFEDCYSSTYNQFMLNKLGFQNLSELAAAELLEATIKLLRNTDIGYHAFFAELAAGFNYGWREDSSLILENNFFTRVSQEVSDYWRKLYHRCLNQLPQDEMDLISDRLSFYNPKTALLRPIIESIWQPIVDEDNWQPFYDLIATIQAKE
- a CDS encoding TROVE domain protein, producing the protein MNYRFFTNKSQNTPQNQPIPGREAEMIQGRSGGYMFDAGIWQMLRRCLLIGTAQSTYYADKKELTQDFIGVIKQAVVEDASRVAEEILYASDGRSINNSAPILALVLLSMGETPAAKKAFLEIFPQVVRTGSHFYEWLNYTKSMRGFGKVIREAGTAWLSKEDVKALAYQLLKYQQRYGFQHRDALRLFHVKPPTTEHDRLFKWAVSGWEGLPEYTPDDALTQIWWYEWLKRNPEQTHEAISQGRLTHEMCAPVGKMDKAAWQLLFNEMPIGAMLRNLGSLTQLDVLRADSRENLDRLETVLNNKNHLRRGRIHPIDVLKALKTYKSGGKVGRSQKTWTPVPRIVDILEKALELAFDVVEPTNKVFLHAVDISGSMSCGVVGSVGLTCCEIAATMALVTAKAEKNYEIRGFSTKFIDLGISRRDSFSSALKKANNNNFGATDASVAYDWAIKNRFKADVICFWTDNESWAGRKHPSVALKEYREKVNPNVKAVYVTLTPYRISLVDPKDKNSWDLAGFDPGVPRLIQMLAKGEL
- a CDS encoding pterin-4a-carbinolamine dehydratase, with amino-acid sequence MFLLSQKILKLLVAFGVILLLTNNIKIVEANAETMLLNQTEINQKIQQLSGWTTDGKKITRTFQFKDFVDAIAFVNRLVEPAEAAGHHPDLIISYNKVTVNLTTHDAGGITQKDLDLAEKITQLAQ
- a CDS encoding putative transposase, coding for MITLLYLDESGCCPESPLSYGYGQIGQQKSISQKTRKGRRVNIMGVWEEEKRFEYTLKVGTYKTKSYLRFMDWQAERAMKRLFETGKLTIIIHDNASIHRAKLVQKRHQIWSKQGLSVFFLPPYSPEMNRIEDRWLHLKRQELGGFVFEDEYDLALAIIDGIKNQSQQGNYTVERLMFN